CTTCCTTGCCCACTAGTAGATTTGCACTGAAAGTTAAGGGTGACATTTGCTAATGCCCCTTGGTCCCAGGTATTCACCCCAGCATCCCAGGGCTTGACCATCAATATCAACAGTTACTTGGCTGTTTTGCATGGAAGCACCTTGATTTCTGAAACAGAACTCCTGGCTCCCAGCTATGCCAGGGGTATGTACGCAAATCAGGCCACCTGTGGGGCTCAGACTACCCAGAGtcatctctctgtgtctcttattAAAAATGACACCCTAAACTAATGCACAAGATAACCTTGTAGTTCATTTTAAGTATATTTCTTACTGTTATTTCAAGTGTATTGATGACTaaaaagagttttgtttttttttttaagttttatgaaTTCAAAAGGCAGAAGGCATGCTTTATTGGCATTAATATAGATTTTTCTGGCGTATTATGAAAAAGGAACAAGGTTAAATCCCCCCCTCCCAAAATACCAGAATTAGTGAAAGACACTTGCATGACATtacagactttaaaaaaaaaagccacagaggATCAGCTGCTGTAAGATTTGAGGGCAAGAGCTAGATAATCACAGACTTTTTCCTCCAAGACAGCAGTACGGTTTTACCCCAACAAACGTGTAAAATTTCTGAGTTTAATGAATTTCTGTTTAAGTTTAAAATATCCTAAGTGGGGATGAATACTTGTGATTGAACATTTTGGAGATAGCTCTGGGAGAACATCGCACTTTAAAAATATGGGTTTAGTTCCAGACGTTTTTAAGCCTAAATGATAGCTccagtacatttttttttctgagtttttgtttttggtttgtttgctcttATCACAAAGGGGTCCCTTTATTAAGGCTCTTAAAGAAACTTAGGAAATTTCACTTGGGCAAATAACCACACAAAATGCAAACACCTCTTAATTTGAGTTgttgctcccccccccccccccggcttTGTTAACGTGAGCAGTCTCTACGTACAGATCACTGCTCAGTTACAATGGGAATGGGTGTTTTCTCCAAGGAAGCTCACAGCTGGATTTTCTTGGGGGCAGGAGGACTAGAGCGCTGGTTTTGTTACTTTCTGGCCCTTGGATCATAGAGTTCAGCTGGAAGCTGGTGGTTAAATAGGATGtgagaatgtaaagaatttctcACCTCATTTCCCAATTACAcctaatgcatttgaattatcaGCATATTGGGAGAGAACTGCCATACACAAATTATATTCCAAGACTCAAGGCAAAGAAACATGAATTTGGAGACGCATGAATCTCATCAATTATTTTGGtgaaagcacaaatattgttttacatttttagcaTAAGTGGGCTGCACCTAATGGAGAAGGTAACCTCCACAGGTAAGGTCAAAATTAAACAGTCCTTGAATCCCGGGGGTAGAACTGCTTATGCTGCCTGTGCAGGTGGGTCCGTGAGGCTCAAGGCCGCCAGCTATGTTGTGCAGACCACGCCAGCTTCAGATGGTCTCACACTCGGTGGTAGCAGTGGAGCAGGCCCCGCAGTCACAGCGGACAGCCACGGGGTAGGTGTAGAAGGGATCGACTCCAGGAGCACAGTTAGGCAGCTTGACGGTCACCTGTTTGGTCTCATTGTAGGTACAGACTCGATGATAAGCTTCAATGTAGGGAGGTTCCAGAATGGGTTTCTGTCCCCACAGGTAAAAAACAGGAAACCCATTAGAACAAGCaatgctttttcattttcttggtaccACTTATCACTATCAGAAATTGTTGTTTCCTTGTTGACCTGTTTCCTGCCAGTAGAAAGCCAACTCCTGAAAGCAGGaatctgttttgttcaccatCATATCCTGAGCTCCCAGTGCAGTTTGAGGGTCCTTGCACTTGCTATTTTCTCCACCTGGAACGTTCTATACATTCACTCCTTCATCAATTTCAGATTTTTGTTCAAATATCACCCCTTCAGGGATGCCTTTCCTGACAATCCCTTTTAAAATTGCAACATCTCACCTCCACGCTCTGGAACTTACTAACCTccttcctgctttatttttctctgagGCATTTATCAATACCATCCGACATATTATATACTTATTTGAGTTATATTTCTTTCCCCTCTAGAAAATAAGCTCCGTTAGGACAGGGATTTTTGTCCATTTTACTCACTGCTGTGTCTCCAGGACCTAAAACAATATCTGGCACACAGGATATTCTCAGTAActgtgttgaataaatgaaacaaaatagagCAAGGCAACTTGCTGAATGCCCTGTGAGTTGTTCTGCTAATCCAAGGATTCATTTCCTTCTTCACCTTTATGAATCCTAAATTCAAAGATAATTTTAATAAACAGAGCATGTAGATCAGAAAACCTGCATAAGGCAGGCAATAAAATCTCAAGCCCTGCAGTCAGATAGATGGAGCATGATCTACGGCCGATTTGTCACTTGCTGGGAGCCTTGGAAAATCCAATTAATGGCTcgaaatctcagtttcctcatctgtgaaacaaAATAACTACCTCATAGCAATTGTTGTGAGGAAAAAGGTAAGACGGTATTTCTAAagcactcagcctaatgccttgcacaaagtaagtgttcaataaatgacaTCAATTATTGCTATGTGAgcaattataaataataataaaaatgacaatTAACAAATTTCCAAAAGGGCAGCACCTTCACTTGTTCTGGGGAAAAATAGATATATTTAATGGAGGCTCAGGAGGAAGTATTTACATGAATGTCATAAAAATAGCCGTCTAGCCTTTGATGACTACCATACAGAAATGCTGAATTGTCCTTGACTGTTTTCTGCAAACTTTTAAGTCCGCATTTTAACCTTCCTCAGTTTGCCTCATGACCTCTCACCCTCAGTATTCTCAGAACCTAGACTGGGTTGTCAGATAAAATATAGGACACCCAGTTAAATagaaatttcagataaataataatttaccaaataattttttagtataagcCTGTCTCAAATATTGCATGGAACAGACTTTTACTAAAAAAttgtttgttgtttatctgaaattccattTTAAATGGGCGtcctgtttgtgttttgttttgtctgctaaatctggcaaccctaaacCCTTGTCAGGAGCAAAAGCTATTTTCAGCAACAGATTCACCTTCAGATGTAAGTCTGGCCACTTCGTCTTCATGAACATCTTTATTGTCAGACATGCTCCTCAGttgagttacaaaaaaaaaagtgcttcctATCTGAGAAACTTTCAGATTGCGTGGAAAATAAacctcattccttttttttttttttttttttttccctgtaagtAACCTCTTTTTTCGTAACacagaaagacaaaaataaaaactggCTCAAAGTAAGGataatcttgttttttaatgcttGGTGTGTCCACTTCTCCAGCAAGAGCACCGCCCTCCCTTGGTGACTGTGATCTCCTTAAAAACATTCATCAATTTATAAAAAGAAGAGATGATGGGATGACTTGAAGATAAACAGTGGTTTGAGGTTTTGGCCCACAAAGAGCTCCAAGATGCAAGATACAAGTGAGGAGAGGCAATGCCAGGCCAGGCCCTGAATATGAGAACGTGCCAAAGTTCCTTGCATAAAATTGATGTCAAGGGACAGCCACAGTATCCTTAGCAACTGAATTTTTTCATTTGGTGATCAGGTCTTAAGCCCCTGAATGATGCAAAAAATAGAACTAATCTAGTGGAGTAGTTTCATTTAATTTAGAAGTTTCATCACCATAACCCAAGTGCATTCATGGGACCATAATTTTATCTAAGTAATAGCAAGTTGCTCTCTGAGTCCCTAAATACCAAAAAccggttgctgtggagtcaattccaacttatggtaaccctatgtacatcagagtagaactgtgccacatagagttttcaatggctgactttttggaagtagatcaccaggcctttcttctgaggtgcctttgggtggactcgaacctccaaccttttgtttagcagtccgAAGTGTTTACACCACCCGGAGATTCTGCATCCCTGAATAGAAGAATATTTTTCTGAATAGTAGCATCTTTGCACAGCACTCATGTGCTTCTAGGGCAGCATTGATTAGGTTAGAACCTATAAAACTCCAGGTAGAGGTCAATTCCATTTAatgcaatgaatatttattgaatgccttgcTCATACATGACACTTTGGCAAGAGTTATGAAAACACGAGGATGACCCTCAGTCCCTGCACTCCAAGAACTTAAAATCCAGTGCTGAGGAACAAAGTAAGACAAGGTAGAATATAGTCAAGGCCTTCCCAGGAGTTAGAAAAGGCTTAGATAAGGAGTTGGCACTGAAGACGGTCACCTATGAATAAATATGATCATGACTGGTGGAAATGAGAAGGAATATTGGGAAAGGATGAAAAATGAGATTCCATGAGGAATGTTTCATAAAGCCTTTTAATAATCAGTCAAACAGGGCCAGAAATAAGAATATGTGTGCTGGGAAAGCGAGCAGACGCCATATTGCCAAGGACCTTGAAAGCTGGTTCTTGATTTGGCAGTACTGGGTGATCATTAAAGGTGACAAGATGAGACAAGATCAGAGCTAGGGCTCCTCAGTAACAAACATGGGCCTCAGTGAGAAGAATGGACAGTTGCTCTGTGGTGTGACTTGACGGAGTGCTGAAtggccctctcttcctccctcaaaCTCCTCATCTCAGACCAACAGAGTTCTAAGTTTGCTTGagatttttatccccattttaaatgtaaatgCCTCTAAAACAACCTTATATATTTGAATAGGGAACCCTGGTGacctagtgattaagagctcacctgctaaccaaaagattggcagttcaagtccaccagcagctcctgggaaactctacagagcagttctacactgtcctatagggtcactgtaagtcagaatccactggatgacaACAGGTAGATACTTGAATACAAAGGAATTTAACGGATCCATTAGTGATAATCCCTGAGGGCCCTAGGGAGTTGAGggattcctggtggcatagtggttaagagcttagctgctaacctaaaggtcaaatccaccagctgcttccttggaaaccctatggggcagttctattctcttctataaggtcactatgagtcagaactgacttgatgacacctaacaacctCAGGGCTGTGGGAGAGGCACTGAAGGAGAGGCTGAGATCCAGTCTTCACCCACCTCACCATTCAGTTTAGGGCCTCTCTCTTGGTCGTTGTCTGGCATTATCACACTAGAGCTCCAAGATGCTAGCCTATTGCAATGTGTGATAGATGCGAGGGAGGAGCTTTGGTCATAGGTTAAAACCAAGAATTTATTCCCAATTGTTCACTGACTCTTTATGTGACTTTGCAGTCACTCACACCTTGAATTTCTCCATGTCCTTTGTAATATAGGTAGAATAGTACATCTTGCCCTCCTAGAGATGATTCCCAAACACACAGACTCCATGTAAATCAAATTATTAATCTTATCAAGGCTTTGTTGGAGGGGCATAATAATATTTCTTTCAGATAACTTTTGGAGGATGCCAAATAAttgtttttgccttgttttttttaaatccacagGAAAAGGCAGATTCCCAATTCTAcctaatttcattaaaaaaaaaaaaaaaagcaaacacttaAGAGTCAGGCCCAAGTGGCTGCCCCCAAAGGCACCCACCCTGGGCCTGTTTTAGCCACTCACCTCCCAAGTCTCACAGCGGCCCCAGCAGGCATCCGTGGTGATTCGAAGGCCTCTGCAACCCGGCTTCTTGGCCACAAAAGTAAACTCCCTCACAGCACAGCCCACAAAGGTGTGCAGGCTCTCATTGGAGGTGCTGAGGACACAGCTGCAGCCAACCAGAAGGAGGAGGGCCATGGGGCCAAGGAAAAGGTATGCAGGCCTCATGCTGTTCCTcaggagagggagaggaaggagagttAATTTACAGAACCAGCTGCCCCGATGGGACAGAAGGCCAACAATATGTTGGTTGCATTCAAAGGGACCTTGCTCTTAGCATCTTAGAAAAAATGGGCCACGAAATTATAAATGCTGACAAATTCCAACACAGGTACCCATGGTTTCC
The window above is part of the Loxodonta africana isolate mLoxAfr1 chromosome 10, mLoxAfr1.hap2, whole genome shotgun sequence genome. Proteins encoded here:
- the GPHB5 gene encoding glycoprotein hormone beta-5: MRPAYLFLGPMALLLLVGCSCVLSTSNESLHTFVGCAVREFTFVAKKPGCRGLRITTDACWGRCETWEKPILEPPYIEAYHRVCTYNETKQVTVKLPNCAPGVDPFYTYPVAVRCDCGACSTATTECETI